The Urbifossiella limnaea nucleotide sequence CGCTCCCGGACCTTGAAGAAGACCACCGCCGCGGCGAGCGTCAGGACCGTCAGCACGCCGGCCGCCCGGACCGCGAGCATCACGTTCGGCGTGTACTTGTGACTCTGGTAGTCGAACCGGTAGCACCGCAGGATCAGCCGGTCCAGCAGCGAGCCCGTCTTCCCCTCGCTCGCCTCGACCAGCGACAGCCGCAGCGTCGTGGTGCCGCCGGGGACCCGGTAGTTGCCGTCGTACTTGATGCCGTAGAAGTACCGGGCGATCGTGCCGGACGGCGTGACCACCGTGACGCCGCTCGGGTGGTCGTACTCCTTGAACACCCGGTCGTAGGTGAACCCGAACCCGACGGCCTCGGTCAGCTCGCGGATGGGCTCGCGGCGGCCGGTGAGGAAGAACCAGCCGTTCTCGGCGCCGGGGCGGCCGTACTCGGCGAGGTAGAACTTCTTCTTGTCCGCCGCGAGGCTCGGCGTCTCCTTCGGGTCGAAGCTGACGACGACCACGTTGAACGCGGTGCCGGCGTCGAACCCGGGCGGGAACAGCCGCAGCGCCTCGACCAGCCCGTTGAGCACGTCGGTGCAGTTCATCGGGCAGCGGTAGTAGGCCAGCACCAGGATCGTCGGCTTGCCGTTGACGCACTGCCCGAGCGTGACCTCCTCGTTCCGCTCGTTGCGGAACACGAGGCCGAGCGGCAGCTGCGCCCCGACGTGCTCGTCGATCTTGACTTCGGGGTTGGGGACGCTGCGGCCTTCCCCGGGCTGCTGCGTAGGCGCACCCTGGGCCGCCGCGCGGGGCGCGGCGGGCGCGAGGAGGGCGACGGCGAGCAGCAGGCGGCGGGTCACGGGTTCCTGTCGATTCCGGGCGACGCCCACCCGTCGCGGCGGGTGGGCGTTCGGGGTAGTGTTACTTCTTCGCCGGCTCCGGTGCCTTGGGCGCGTCCGGCGCCTTCGGCGCGGCGTCGCCCTTCGGTGCGGCCTTCACCTCCGGCGCCTTCGGCAGCCCGCCGCGGCCGGCGTTGCCGTTCGTCGGCTGCTGCTCCACCGGCTGCGGCCGCGGGCCGCCGGCCGACGGCAGCAGCTTCTTCTCGATCACGAGCTTCATCGCGTCGTCGATCGGGATGCGTGCCGTCGTCTTTTCCTTGTTCGTGAACTCCGCCCGGTTCAGCGGCGCGTACCGGCCCGGCAGCAGTTCCTCGGGGTGAACCCACGGCGAGTTGCCGGTCGGCACCGGCGGCTCCGTCGTCACCTGGTAGACCGCCTTGTCGTTCCCCTGGAGGCGCTGGAGCGTCTCCAGCCGGGGGGCGTCCACCTCGGACGGCACGCTCGTCGAGCCCTTCTGGCTGATCCGCGCCAGCCGCTCGTTCAGCGGGGCCTCGCCGCGGGCCAGGCCGGCCGGGTGCGAGCGCGGGTCCGGCTCCTTCGCCTTCGCCATCACGTAGGCGAACACCGCGGCGGCGACGCCGAAGCCGATCACGAACGACACCACCACGGCGAACGGGATGCTCAGGATCGGCTTGACCTCGAACACGTCCGGCTCGTGCCCGAGCTTCAGCGCGGCGGGGTCCACCCCGCCGCCGCCGCCGCTGTCGTCGGGGGCGGACAGGTTCGTCGCGTCGTTCGGCCAGTTCGGGCCGGCGCCGGGCGCCGCGCCCGGCGGGATCGGGGCGCCCGGGGGCGGGTTAGTGGTGCTCACTGTGGCCCTCCGGCAGGTAGTACAGCTCGTTCACCGGCAGCAGCGGCCGCTTCTTCAGGATGCTCAGGAACACCAGTCCCCACACCCCGCCGATGCCGACCACCGCCCCCACGTCCATCAGCACGAACGTCGGCGAGGCGTGGTCGTAGGTCGGCGACACCCACCACACCACGTCCACCGCACACACCACGAGGATGTAACACGCCATCGCCCGCAGCCGGTACGGGTGCAGCTTGATGTCGCGGAACAGCAGCAGCAGGAACGGCACCGCGAAGTGGAACACGATGAGCCCGGCGCTCACCGCCCACCACCCGCGCGACGACCGCTTCAGGTAGAACGGGATCTCCTCGGGGAGGTTCCCGATCCAGATCAGCATCATCTGCGAGAACGACGTGTAGCTCCAGAACAGGGTGAACGCCAGCATCAGGCTGCCCATGTCCAGCTGGAACTTCGGCCGCAGGCTGCTCTTGAACGGCTCCCGGTGCGAGACCGACAGGAACAC carries:
- a CDS encoding SCO family protein; translation: MTRRLLLAVALLAPAAPRAAAQGAPTQQPGEGRSVPNPEVKIDEHVGAQLPLGLVFRNERNEEVTLGQCVNGKPTILVLAYYRCPMNCTDVLNGLVEALRLFPPGFDAGTAFNVVVVSFDPKETPSLAADKKKFYLAEYGRPGAENGWFFLTGRREPIRELTEAVGFGFTYDRVFKEYDHPSGVTVVTPSGTIARYFYGIKYDGNYRVPGGTTTLRLSLVEASEGKTGSLLDRLILRCYRFDYQSHKYTPNVMLAVRAAGVLTVLTLAAAVVFFKVRERRTAAARAGGSAKPEEGATC